Proteins from a single region of Bacteroidota bacterium:
- a CDS encoding NADH-quinone oxidoreductase subunit N yields the protein MIPLKDFAEIIPFLIITCAALLTMVIEITFKKNASIIYGFSIISVIAAIATSFTGLNKDQIIFNNYFHLTNVTIAFTVTILIGMLITIISAKSYLEKEDIDFGEFYSLLLFAIMGMFMMIWGNDILVIFIGLELMSICFYILAGFLRKRIKSNESALKYFLLGAFMTGFLLYGIALMYGVTGTTNLTILYSNPENFKSSIFVIGFGLYLIGFMFKMGIFPFHMWIPDVYDGAPTVVSGMMSTAGKIAAVATILPFILNVHLTEFQQVFSVLAVVTMLFGNVIALAQTNIKRLLAYSSISSAGYIMVGIASMNELATKGIAYYLVAYTFMQLGAFLVVALIEKKTADSKDYANLNLDSYKGLAKRNPWLATFMTLFLFSLAGIPPFAGFWGKYYLFYASIKAGLIWLSVIGIVLSLISIYYYLRVIVYMWFSEADTAQEKESVSVMSMTGLSLAILGTLIFGLFPNLFFNLFKFL from the coding sequence ATGATTCCTTTAAAAGACTTTGCTGAAATTATTCCGTTTCTTATTATTACATGCGCGGCTTTGCTTACTATGGTTATTGAAATTACGTTCAAAAAGAATGCTTCAATTATTTACGGCTTCAGTATCATTTCTGTGATAGCAGCCATTGCAACTTCGTTTACAGGTCTTAACAAAGACCAGATAATTTTTAATAATTATTTCCATCTTACGAATGTAACAATCGCATTTACTGTTACGATTCTCATTGGAATGCTTATCACAATCATAAGCGCAAAAAGTTATCTCGAAAAAGAAGATATAGATTTCGGTGAGTTCTATTCGCTGCTGCTCTTTGCAATAATGGGAATGTTCATGATGATATGGGGCAATGACATCCTTGTAATTTTTATCGGACTTGAGTTGATGTCAATCTGTTTCTACATACTCGCAGGCTTCCTCAGAAAAAGAATTAAGTCAAATGAAAGTGCTCTGAAGTATTTTTTACTCGGTGCTTTTATGACGGGATTTCTTTTATATGGAATAGCTTTGATGTATGGAGTAACCGGCACAACAAATCTTACAATACTTTATTCCAATCCGGAAAATTTCAAAAGCTCAATTTTTGTAATAGGTTTCGGTTTATATCTTATAGGCTTTATGTTTAAGATGGGTATCTTTCCGTTCCACATGTGGATTCCTGATGTTTACGATGGTGCGCCGACAGTTGTATCAGGTATGATGTCTACCGCAGGTAAAATAGCCGCTGTTGCAACGATACTTCCGTTCATTTTGAATGTTCATCTTACGGAATTCCAGCAGGTGTTTTCAGTGCTTGCAGTTGTAACAATGTTGTTCGGAAATGTTATAGCCCTTGCTCAGACAAACATAAAAAGACTTCTTGCATACTCATCTATCTCCAGCGCAGGCTACATAATGGTTGGTATTGCTTCAATGAATGAGTTAGCTACAAAGGGAATCGCATACTATCTTGTTGCTTATACTTTCATGCAGCTTGGCGCATTTTTAGTTGTAGCATTAATTGAAAAGAAAACAGCAGATTCAAAAGACTATGCAAATTTAAATTTAGATTCATATAAAGGTCTTGCAAAACGCAACCCGTGGCTTGCAACTTTTATGACGTTATTTTTATTTTCATTAGCAGGTATACCTCCGTTCGCGGGATTCTGGGGCAAGTATTATTTGTTCTATGCTTCGATTAAAGCGGGATTGATATGGTTATCTGTAATAGGTATTGTGCTTAGCTTGATTTCAATTTACTACTACTTAAGAGTTATAGTTTATATGTGGTTCAGCGAAGCTGATACAGCACAGGAAAAAGAAAGTGTAAGTGTAATGAGCATGACGGGACTTTCATTAGCAATATTAGGTACTTTGATTTTCGGTTTATTCCCGAATTTGTTTTTCAATTTGTTTAAGTTTTTA